AGCGTGTAGGCGGTGTTGTACAGGTCGTCGACGATCCTGCCTCGGATCATCACGTGCGCCATGAACGCGAACAGCGGGATCGCGACCAGCAGGTAGCGGTTGATCTCGCCGAAGATCACCTCGGTCACCGAGCCGATCTCGCCCTGCGTGGCGAGCAGCAGCGCGCCGCCGTACAGCGCCAGCCCGGCGAAGATCGGCAGGCCGGTGAACAGCAACAGCAGCAGGCCGGCGAAGAGCAGCGCGATCGTCATCGGGCGTCGGGGCGGGCGTCGGCCTTGCCGGGCGCGGCGGGTGCCGCATGTGCCGGCTGGTGCGCCGGCGGCAGGCCGGCCAGCGCGCGCCACAGCGCTTCGATCGCGGCGAGCAGCAGCAGCACGCCGCCGACCGGCATCAGCAGCATCAGCTGCCAGGTCGGCCACTCGAGCCAGCCCTCGGTGACCAGGCCGAGCATCTGCGCCAGCATCGCGGTGTCCCAGCCGTTGAAGATCAGCACCAGCGCGATCGCGGCGGTGGCCAGCCCGCCCCAGGCACGGATCCAGCGACGGCCGCTCTCGGGAAGGCGTTCGACCAGCAGGTCCACGCCGATGTGCTCGCCGCGTCGCAGCGCGTTGGCCGCCGCCAGCATCACGACCGCCACCAGCGCGAAGCCGACGACCTCGTCGACCCAGACCGGCGCGGCGTTGAACACGTAGCGCATGATGACGGCCCAGCCGATCAGCGCGAGGGACACGAGCAGCGCCGCGGCGGCGACCGCCATTGCGGCGCCGGCCAGCGCGGCCACGACGCGGCCGAAGGCGCGCAGTGCCGGGCCTTCGGCAGGCGCTGCGCGTTGCTGGTCCGGGGTCACTCGCGCGCCCGGATCAGAGCCGGTCGATCAGCTCGAGCAGCCGCACGCCGTCGGGCGCGGTGGCGCGCAGGAACTCCTTCTTGACCGCCGGCTGCATCGCGTCGGCCATCGCCTGCTCCTGGGCCTTGGTCAGCGAGATCGTCTGCATGCCCTTCTCGTTGAGCACGCGGACGTCCTCGGCCGGCACGCCGTCGGCGTTGCGGATCGAGCGCTGCACCGCCTTGTCGGCGGCCGACTGGATCGCGTTGCGCACGTCGGCGGGCAGGCCGTTCCACCAGGCCGGGTTCACGACCAGGTTGTCGAAGGCGAGGATGATGTTCGACGCGACGCCGTACTTCTGGATCTCGTAGAACTTGCGGCTGTAGGCGGCCTTCACGCCGGTGAAGCCGGCGTCGAGCACGCCGGTCTGCAGCGCCTGGTAGACCTCGGTGCCGGGCATCGCCGACGGCGACGCGCCCATCGCCTCCAGGCCGGCGTCGAACAGCCGGTTCAGGCCGCGGATCTTCAGGCCGGAGAAGTCGGCCGGCGAGACCAGCGGCTTCTTCGCCGAGGTGAAGATGCCGTCGTTGGTGTCGACGATCCACGCGATGTTCTTCACGCCGCGCGCGGCCATCTTCGCGTCGAGCAGCTTCGAGGCCTCCGAGCCGATGAAGGCCTTCTGCTTGGCGACCGAGGTCATCAGGTAGGGGATCACCGTGACGCTCATCTCGGGGATCGTGCCGCCCCACTGGAAGCTCAGGATCGCGGCCGCCTCGACCTTGCCGCTGGCCACGGCCGGGTGGTTCTGGTTGGGCTTGAAGAGCTGCGCGGCGCCGAACAGCTGCACGTCGACCCGCCCCTTGGTGGCGGCCTCGACCTCTTTCTCGAACTGCTGCAGGTTCAGCGCGGTGTGATGCGTCGGCGGGAACTGGTGGCTGATGCGCATCGTGAAGTCGGCGGCCAGCGCGCTCGCGCACAGGCCGAAGGATGCGACGGCGCCGGCGGCGAGGCGCAGCGTCGAGCGACGGGTCGGGGTCATCGTTGTCTCCTCGGTGATTCGGGTTTGGGTCGGGAAGCGGGCCGCCGTGCTCAGGCCACGGCGTGACTCGTGCGAAGCGCCTCGATCTCGTCGGCAGCGTAACCGAGGCCGGTCAGCAGCTCCAGCGTGTGCTCGCCGAAGCGCGGCGGGTCCATCCGCACCGGCAGGCGGGCGCCGGCCAGCGTGATCGGGAACA
This genomic window from Zeimonas sediminis contains:
- a CDS encoding TRAP transporter small permease; the protein is MTPDQQRAAPAEGPALRAFGRVVAALAGAAMAVAAAALLVSLALIGWAVIMRYVFNAAPVWVDEVVGFALVAVVMLAAANALRRGEHIGVDLLVERLPESGRRWIRAWGGLATAAIALVLIFNGWDTAMLAQMLGLVTEGWLEWPTWQLMLLMPVGGVLLLLAAIEALWRALAGLPPAHQPAHAAPAAPGKADARPDAR
- the dctP gene encoding TRAP transporter substrate-binding protein DctP, producing MTPTRRSTLRLAAGAVASFGLCASALAADFTMRISHQFPPTHHTALNLQQFEKEVEAATKGRVDVQLFGAAQLFKPNQNHPAVASGKVEAAAILSFQWGGTIPEMSVTVIPYLMTSVAKQKAFIGSEASKLLDAKMAARGVKNIAWIVDTNDGIFTSAKKPLVSPADFSGLKIRGLNRLFDAGLEAMGASPSAMPGTEVYQALQTGVLDAGFTGVKAAYSRKFYEIQKYGVASNIILAFDNLVVNPAWWNGLPADVRNAIQSAADKAVQRSIRNADGVPAEDVRVLNEKGMQTISLTKAQEQAMADAMQPAVKKEFLRATAPDGVRLLELIDRL